TTCCTTTTTCGAGCCGATTGTACCCTGCAATCGTTCATTCGAAATACAAAACTGTTTTCCGTTTCCTCGACAATTTCCTGAACATTAAGATGGGCATAGAGGCGATATTTCAACGCTTTCTTCAGTCCTTCCAAACCGGAATTCGGCTCGACACCCTGATGTTTCCTAATCCGCCGCGCTTCGATGACGGTGAATTTTTCCCAGGCGGCCGTATCGTGAGCGATAGCGTTTTCCATTCCATGCTCTGCCTCAACCGTCAAAAACCATAATCCATCATGCGCCAGCCAGTTTTTTGCGGCGTCTTCGAGCATACCAATCAGCTTTTCTTTGGGCATGCTTTTCAAATCTTCTCTTCTGTTTTTATGATAATCTTCCATGGGCGTATATATATAAATAATTGCTGGGGGACTCAACAGCGTTAGGGAATAAAATGGATATTTTATTTTTTGACGCGCCAGAGGATGATATTGGCTCGGGGTCGGATTTCATCCGTCTGTTTTTGGCTAGTCATATAAAAAGTCAGACTATCGTCGGTCACGAAATCGATTTCAATATCAAATCGCCGCGTTTTTTTAACGAGCGTTCCTTTGAGCTTGCGGTTATTCAATTTACCGTGATATTTTCCGTATTTACCGAACCCGTCCCACACTTCCCAGATAATTGAGTCGGTTTTGGGGTCGTGATATAAATGCCCCGAATCGGCATAAGAAAAAAAGAATTTTTTGGCGATAATCGAAGTCCACAGATATCCTTTTGAAGAATCATACTTGAAAATCGCTTCGCCTTCGAGTGAAATCGGGATTTTTGTCATAGGGATAACGGCTTCACCCGTCCCAGCCCATTCTCCGTCCAAAAGTGACAGATGAAATGACTCCTGTTTATCCGTCTCAGGATCGGCACAAACAACGGTGGCAATTAATATTACGAGTAAAAACGCGCGGCTGATCTTCATAGTCTCTCTAAAATATAGTTCTTTATAACTTCATACAATCATTTTATTAAAACGGAAAAAAATAAATTTTTACAAATTAAAATGGCCCCCCGTACTCCCCTCAAGTACGGGTGGCCAACCGAGAAAAAAGGACTATTAAAGCAGCGCAAAAGGAGCTTAAAATGACACTTAAACTTATAGCAACACCTGTGCCTTTTTAAAATACAAGTCAATTGGACCCCACAACTTATTAAAAAACAAGCGATTATAAAAATAGGTCGTAACACGTGGCAAAATATCAAATTCGTCTGTTTTTACGACCCGGACATAAAAAAAAAGGATAAGCCCTTAATAAGTAAGAACTTACCCTTATTAGCAAGAAGTGTGGTTACTCGTACGAATCTACGAAATCATGCTCATGTTCAGTTCGTATCTCTTCATTTTCGCCCGAAGCGTTGATTCATGAATAGACAGGGTCCGTGCGGCGAGCGATTTGTTTCCGCCCGATTTACGCAGTGCCTTTATAATCAACGCCTTCTCGAACTGTTCAACTTGATTCATCAGGGACGCCGTTTCGTTGTCTTCGTCGTTCTGGACCAGAATTTCTGCCAGATTTCCCAGTGAATCCTCCCGAGCGACTTCTGAAAACAGCACCAGCTTTTTGACTTCCGATTCAAGCTGTCTGATGTTTCCCGGCCATGATCTCGAACTAAACTGATTTATCAATTCCGGATCGAGAGTCTGGCCTTCAGCCAGAGCGTTTTCATTTTCAAGAAAATACCTCAAAAGTAGCGGAATATCCTCCGGTCTTTCCGAAAGCGCCGGAATCTTAAAACTGATTCCGCTCAAGCGATAAAAAAGATCTCTTCGGAAAGTATTGGCTTCTACAATTTCGGTCAGGTTACAGT
The genomic region above belongs to Candidatus Zixiibacteriota bacterium and contains:
- a CDS encoding DUF6125 family protein: MPKEKLIGMLEDAAKNWLAHDGLWFLTVEAEHGMENAIAHDTAAWEKFTVIEARRIRKHQGVEPNSGLEGLKKALKYRLYAHLNVQEIVEETENSFVFRMNDCRVQSARKRKGRPDFPCKPVGLMEYALFASTIDSRIKTECVCCPPDSHPDEYYCSWKFSI